The following are from one region of the Eulemur rufifrons isolate Redbay chromosome 17, OSU_ERuf_1, whole genome shotgun sequence genome:
- the FTMT gene encoding ferritin, mitochondrial: MLSCFWLLSKHTGPSLVSLRSARRGFPFPPRWGPVLPAGPRLAAPRRPLAAASSQDPTLSRVRQNFHPDSEAAVNRQINLELYASYVYLSMAYYFSRDDVALNNFSRYFLRQSREETEHAEKLMRLQNQRGGRICLQDIKRPDQDDWENGLHAMECALLLEKNVNQSLLELHTLASDKGDPHLCDFLETHYLNEQVKSIKELGDHVHNLVKMGAPHSGLAEYLFDKHTLGNENKQN; this comes from the coding sequence ATGCTGTCCTGTTTCTGGCTCCTCTCCAAGCACACTGGCCCTTCGCTGGTGTCCCTGCGCAGTGCGCGCCGTGGCTTCCCGTTCCCTCCTCGCTGGGGGCCCGTGCTTCCCGCTGGCCCCCGGCTGGCCGCTCCCCGCCGCCCGCTGGCCGCAGCCTCCTCCCAGGACCCCACCCTCTCCCGGGTGCGCCAGAACTTCCACCCTGACTCCGAGGCTGCCGTCAACCGCCAGATCAACCTCGAGCTCTATGCGTCCTACGTGTACTTGTCCATGGCCTATTACTTCTCCCGAGATGACGTGGCCTTGAACAACTTCTCCAGGTATTTCCTCCGCCAGTCCCGGGAGGAGACAGAGCACGCAGAGAAGCTGATGAGGCTGCAGAACCAGCGAGGAGGCCGGATCTGCCTGCAGGACATCAAGAGGCCGGACCAGGACGACTGGGAAAATGGGCTGCATGCCATGGAGTGTGCTCTGCTCCTAGAAAAGAACGTGAACCAGTCGTTGCTGGAATTGCACACTCTGGCCTCAGACAAAGGTGACCCCCATTTGTGCGACTTCCTGGAAACCCACTACCTGAATGAGCAAGTGAAGTCTATCAAAGAGCTAGGTGACCATGTGCACAACCTAGTTAAGATGGGGGCCCCGCATTCTGGCCTGGCGGAGTACCTTTTTGACAAACATACTCTTGGGAATGAAAATAAGCAGAACTAA